A region of the Sinorhizobium arboris LMG 14919 genome:
TGGAGGCGCTTGCCTCGGTGACCTACATCTCCGCGCTCGGCCAGATTCCGCTCGCCAATGCTTCGGCGATCATGCAGGCACTGCCGCTGGCGGTCACGCTCGGCGCCGCGCTGTTCCTCGGCGAACCCGTCGGCTGGCGGCGGTGGGCCGCGATCATCGTGGGCTTTGCCGGCGTCCTCATCGTGCTGCGTCCCGGTCCTGAGGGCTTCACTGCAGCCGCCCTCACCGTCGTCGCCTGCGTCTTCTTCACCGCGACCCGCGATCTCTGTACCCGTCGCATCGGCACCGACGTGCCGTCGCTGTACATCACGGTGACGACCTCACTCGTAACGACGCTGGTCGGTGCAGCCCTCATAGTTCCGCTCGGTGGCTGGCAACCGATGTCGACGACGTCGTTCATCCATATCGCCGGCGCCAGTGTGCTTCTGATGCTCGGCTACCAGACGATCGTGCTGGCCATGCGCGAGGGCGAGATCTCCGTGATTGCGCCGTTTCGCTATATGAGCCTTCTTTGGTCGGTCACCCTCGGCGTGGTCTTCTTCGCAGAAACGCCGGACCGCTGGATGCTGGCGGGCGTCGCCATCATCATCGGTTCGGGCCTTTATACGTTCTATCGCGAAAGCAAGCGCGGTCGGCAGGCGGTTGCACGGCGCGCACTCGCCGGCCCCCTGGAATAACTGAGGAGGTGCTCGATGACAGGCGGACCCTCATATGCCATTTCCCACCCGCCGGCGGTCATCCTCGCCGGCGGGCGTTCTTCGCGCATGGGACGCCCGAAGGCCGGGCTGATGCTCGGTGGCAGGAGCATGCTTGCGCGCGTGATCGAGCGCCTCCGGCCGCAGGTCTCCGGCATCGCCATCAATCTGAATGCCGATCCGGTTCTTGCTGCGGCGACGGGCCTCGAGGCACTGCCGGATACGATACCCGGATTCGTCGGCCCGCTCGCCGGCGTTCTGGCCGCAATGCGCCATGCCACGCGCAAATTCCCCGAGGCGACCCATGTGCTCACCGCTCCGGTCGATACGCCCTTCTTTCCCGCCAGCCTTGCCGACCGGCTCCGGACTGCCGTCACCTCCGAGAGTGAAATCGCCGTCGCTTTCTCGGGCGGTGAAATACATCCGCTTTTCGCACTCTGGCCTGTAACGCTCGCGGACGACCTGGAGGCGTGGATTCATGCCGACGAGAAGCGGCGCGTTCGCGCCTTCATCGCGCGGCACGGATCGGCAGCGGTGGAGTTTCCCCTGATCCCGACGACGGCCGGACCGCTGGACCCCTTCTTCAACATCAACACCCCCGAAGAGCTCCGGCAGGCCGAAGCGTGGTTGCCCTACCTCGAGGACCGCGAACCATGAACAACCCGTTGCACCCACCGAAGATTTTCGGCATCGCCGGCTGGAAGAATTCCGGGAAGACCGGCCTCATGGTCCGTCTCGTCAGCGAAATGACGCGGCGCGGCTATGCGGTCTCCACAATCAAGCACGCGCATCACGACTTCGATATCGACAAGGTCGGCGCCGACAGCTACCGCCACCGCGAGGCCGGCGCCCATGAGGTGGCGATCGTTTCCGCGACGCGTTTCGCGATCATGCATGAACTACGCGGGACGCCGGAACCCACAT
Encoded here:
- a CDS encoding DMT family transporter, whose protein sequence is MRSSANFRGIIFMCVAMIGFACNDALVKSVTGAMNTGQIMFMRGLLTTLMVVVVAYRFGAFRPVRTIFRPAILLRIAMEALASVTYISALGQIPLANASAIMQALPLAVTLGAALFLGEPVGWRRWAAIIVGFAGVLIVLRPGPEGFTAAALTVVACVFFTATRDLCTRRIGTDVPSLYITVTTSLVTTLVGAALIVPLGGWQPMSTTSFIHIAGASVLLMLGYQTIVLAMREGEISVIAPFRYMSLLWSVTLGVVFFAETPDRWMLAGVAIIIGSGLYTFYRESKRGRQAVARRALAGPLE
- the mobA gene encoding molybdenum cofactor guanylyltransferase MobA → MTGGPSYAISHPPAVILAGGRSSRMGRPKAGLMLGGRSMLARVIERLRPQVSGIAINLNADPVLAAATGLEALPDTIPGFVGPLAGVLAAMRHATRKFPEATHVLTAPVDTPFFPASLADRLRTAVTSESEIAVAFSGGEIHPLFALWPVTLADDLEAWIHADEKRRVRAFIARHGSAAVEFPLIPTTAGPLDPFFNINTPEELRQAEAWLPYLEDREP
- the mobB gene encoding molybdopterin-guanine dinucleotide biosynthesis protein B — encoded protein: MNNPLHPPKIFGIAGWKNSGKTGLMVRLVSEMTRRGYAVSTIKHAHHDFDIDKVGADSYRHREAGAHEVAIVSATRFAIMHELRGTPEPTFEEILSRLAPCDLVLIEGYKREPVPKIEARRKESANREPLAPSDPHILAIAADHPVANAGLPVFDLDDTQAIADFVQKVTRLRG